In Heteronotia binoei isolate CCM8104 ecotype False Entrance Well chromosome 5, APGP_CSIRO_Hbin_v1, whole genome shotgun sequence, the DNA window AAGTGGAGGAAAAGGCCTCTGGAGCTGAAGCAGGATCAAAATCGGAGATGGGGAGAGATAAATCCATAGCCGGACAGAGCAGTGAGATCCATGAGATGCCAATCCTGGAAGAACATCACGAAAGAAAGTGCAGGAATAAGAACCCTTTGGCTGAGGAAACATTCCGTTGCAAGTTCATTGCTAATGTACCCAGCAAAACAGAAACCGGGGAGAAAGCATTCAAGTGCCTGGAGTGCGGCAAGAGCTTTCGTAACAACCTCAGTTTGAAGGCGCATCAAAAATCCCACACCGCAGAGAAGCTCTATAAATGCTCGGGCCAGAGCAACAGGTTTCCTGATAAGTCAGGTCTTATTAGGCATCAGCAAATTCAAGCAGGGGAGAACCCAAATAGATCACTAGAACGTAGAAAGCATTCCAGTAATAGGGGGAAGCCTGCCAAACCCCAGTCCATTCACTCAACCAAGAAACCACATCAAGCGGGGAGAAGCGGAGAGGGTCTCAGTCAGCACAAGCAACTTACGTCACAACCCGGAACCTGCGAAGGCGAGAAGGCGTGTAAATGCACAGAATGCGGGAAGGACTTCAGATACATTTCAGCACTGGATTTACACAAAAGGACCCATTCAGGAGAGAGACCGTACCAATGCTCAGATTGCAGCTGGAGTTTTTCAGACAAACAAACGTTTGTTAGGCACCTGAGAATCCACACGGGGGAAAAACCGTATGAATGCGTAGACTGCAGAAAGACCTTCCGTTTGAGTTCACAACTCAGCgtacatcaaagaactcacacgggGATAAAACCATATAAGtgtctggagtgtggaaaaagttTGACGAGTAGCGGAGGCCTTAAGTCacatcgaagaattcacacaggagagaaaccttataaatgcttggagtgcggaAGGAGTTTCAGGCAAAGGACTGGCCTTGCAtctcatcaaagaatccacacaggggagaaaagaTACAAATGCCCAGTGTGTGGGAAGAACTTCCGATGGAGCACAGCTctcacttcccatcaaagaatccacacaggggagaaaccgtacaagtgcttggagtgtgggaaaggTTTCCGCTATACCTCACACCTTGCCTCACATCAAAATagtcacactggagagaaaccgtataaatgtgatgagtgtggaaagtgcttcagtCAAAGCTCAGGCCTCAGCTCACATCGAAGACTGCATGttggggagaaaccatatgaatgctcagagtgtggaaagagctttatagCGAGCTGGTCTTTAGCTACCCATCAGAGGATACACACAGAGGAGAAGCCGCACAAGTGCTTTGAGTGTGGAAGGACCTTCAGATACCGCATCAGCCTACAGGCACATGAACggacccacacaggagaaaaaccgtataaatgcctggagtgcggAAAGAGCTTCAGGCAGACTACACACCTTAGTCAGcaccgaagaattcacacaggggtgAAGCCATACAAATGTTTggaatgtgggaagagcttcCGTGTGGGTTCAGGCCTTAAAAGTCATCAAAGAattcatacaggagagaaaccttatcAGTGCTTGGTATGCCAAAAACGCTTCAGCCATCGTGGACATCTTCTTGAACATCAAAAAGGTCACACTGGGAAGAAACCGAATAAGGCCTCTTGCTCACTCACAGCTTCCCGCAGAAAAACCAAGCAGTgaagcctttaagcttgactttgaATTCTGTGCCTGTAGtacacaccattcttttttctCCCATATATTTATTCTGCAACCCAGCTGCTGCACAGCCTTCTCGTGCATCCCAGTTGAAACTGGTTAGCGGGAAAGCACAGCCCAGCCAGGCCCACTGTGCCTAcagggatctttttttttttttacaagtgtcATGAAACTAGCGATGGTCTCATATCACTAGACATGCTGCTTGTTTAAAAGATTAAATGTTGGCAGAGGAGTGGCCTATGAGGGGCAAAGACAGGGCAGGGggaatccaagggaatctgtacCCTTTTGACTTACTTTCGGCTTGGATGCAAATCAAGGGGAAAAACTGGCACAAAAGCATTCTCAGAAATCGCAGGGAAACAGCAAAAGGAAAGCGAACTgaggctgaagggaggaaaaacaaagcaaagcaaaaaagaaaacccaGGGGACATGCACGGCAGTGAAAGCGAGGCAAACACCCATGAATGATAGGCCTAAATGTCCTGAATGTGGAAAAAACTTTAAACACAGCAAAAGTCTTCTCATAAGTGAACTCGCATAAGCAAGAAATCGATATAAGGtatttgaatcatagagttggaagggacctccagggtcatctggtccaaccccctgcacaatgcaggaaactcacaaatacctccccctaaatttacaggatcttcattgctgtcagatggccatctagcctctgtttaaaaacctccaaggaaggagagcccaccacctcccgaggaagcctgttccactgaggaacttctgtaatgatcaggaagttcttcctaatgtttagaatGTGGAAAGACTGGATCTAACAAAGTACACCTGAAGAAACTTCATAGTGTTCAGTTGGAGGAAACTTTACAAATGTGTGCAGCATTCAGAAAGTTTTCAATGAAACAAACAGCTTATCTCCCAACTGAGAAACTGTAAAGTATCTGGGATGTGGGAAAATCTACCAGTGGTAATTCCATAAGTAATCTTACGAGAAACAAGCTGTTTCCATCAAAGCCTCATCCTGGTGAATTGCTATATCAGAGGACACACATACCCCGTGGGAGCGGTTGGAgtcctatagggcaggggtggccaatggtagctctccagattttttttttttgcctaccactcccatcagccccagccattagccatgctggctggggctgatgggagttgtaggcaaaaaaacatctggatcgctaccattggccacccctgctgtagggcatTCAAGACGGAATTGTTCTGGCAGGCCTTTAGCTAATCCTGCCAGATGTTACTGTATTTTCAGTGGTATTTTCATCAGGATACTATTGGTCTTTGCCCAAGAATATTTCTAGGTACTGGGAGAATGTCAAGATCTTCACTGGTTTTTTAACTGTTTCAATGATGAACCTTTTGGTTGCATCgtatgtattttaaaatgttacagggctttttttttgtagcaggacctcctttgcttattaggctacacccccctgatgcagccagtcctccaagagcttatagttaggccctgtactaagagccctgtaaactcttgaaggtcCTGCTATAAAAGAAAGGCctggctactggcattacagttgtgagctcttgcataaattagtgcgctctggggccatccttcctgagctacgacaaaaaagtgtgagctggagctaaaaatctgtgatttTTAGGCTAACTCAGCTTTACAGGAAACACTGTTGAGGACAGTCCCcctagagagggagagagatgtaCACAGAATGCCATCACTGCTTCGATTGAATTGTAATGGTTTTATCCTGTAAACTCACTAATGGATGTTTGatttattgtatgttttaattgtgatgtatgccaccctgagccctttgggGGAGGGCAGTTTATAAATTGAAAAGAAAAAATCATACTTGAGTATAAAAGATGGGGAAGATAAATCAGTATTATACCATAGAGTACATTAGAAATTAACATGTGGAAGCTTCTCGTTTAAACGGAGAGGTCAAAGGAAAACATGTCTTCTGGCTCAAGCTTAAGCTGAATGAGATATTGCCCAAAATAGTTTGGGCGGTCCATAAATCCATTTAACTGCATCTTTGTGTCTTGTCTAAGGTTCATTCCAATTTCTTTGCTCAAGCTGGATGAAGCTGAATGTTAACTCatcagtagagagccagtttggtgtagtggttaagtgcgtggactcttatctgggagaaccgggtttgattccccactcctccacctgcagctgctggaatggccttgggtcagccatagctctcgcaggagttgtccttgaaagggcccgcccacctcacagggtgtctgtcgtagggggagaagatataggagattgtaaaccgctctgagtccctgattcagagagaagggtggggtataaacctgcagacGTCTTCTTTAGAAAAACTTGGCTCATCACTGAGTGGTTGGGTTCTCTGCCTGGGACAGAGATCCCTGATAGGTGCGCTGTCTTAAAAATCTCCTTTCTGCTTTTGAATGCAAAGGGCACAACTGCATGGCCTAGCTCAACAACGTCAGCTGAATCAGGCTGAATTCAGGAGGCAGAAGATAACCGTCTTTCTTTTGCAAAAGAGGAGAGTGCCAAAGATGGCATAGAACCTTTTCCCCCCACCTTCTGCAAAACCCCATTGCGTGGGACAGATTTCTCTCAGTAACACCAACAGAATGTTCTAAAAATGTTAGGAATGAATGTTAGGGGGACCCACAGGGGGAGGGGAaattaccttcccttcccca includes these proteins:
- the LOC132570966 gene encoding zinc finger protein ZFP2-like gives rise to the protein MHEVEEKASGAEAGSKSEMGRDKSIAGQSSEIHEMPILEEHHERKCRNKNPLAEETFRCKFIANVPSKTETGEKAFKCLECGKSFRNNLSLKAHQKSHTAEKLYKCSGQSNRFPDKSGLIRHQQIQAGENPNRSLERRKHSSNRGKPAKPQSIHSTKKPHQAGRSGEGLSQHKQLTSQPGTCEGEKACKCTECGKDFRYISALDLHKRTHSGERPYQCSDCSWSFSDKQTFVRHLRIHTGEKPYECVDCRKTFRLSSQLSVHQRTHTGIKPYKCLECGKSLTSSGGLKSHRRIHTGEKPYKCLECGRSFRQRTGLASHQRIHTGEKRYKCPVCGKNFRWSTALTSHQRIHTGEKPYKCLECGKGFRYTSHLASHQNSHTGEKPYKCDECGKCFSQSSGLSSHRRLHVGEKPYECSECGKSFIASWSLATHQRIHTEEKPHKCFECGRTFRYRISLQAHERTHTGEKPYKCLECGKSFRQTTHLSQHRRIHTGVKPYKCLECGKSFRVGSGLKSHQRIHTGEKPYQCLVCQKRFSHRGHLLEHQKGHTGKKPNKASCSLTASRRKTKQ